The following proteins are co-located in the Hyalangium minutum genome:
- a CDS encoding cytochrome C gives MGAAIALSGLLLGATACDDDEEPPEEGQLSEQAQKGLEIAPFTIDTNGLSLAEKEALGRGSYVVNSIGSCMDCHNTNAPDGSSKYLSGGTSFAIGASGEIVYARNLTPDSATGMKLTEAEFIELMRTGKDYKSDNAEEVLFVMPWLYYRWMTTEDLKAVYAYLKKIPAISNPIPDDIKGAAGAMRPVPFTGSYNEGAVTRTLPAESSADTLASNRGLAVQPLADPAALATLSANEKTQYGRGSYLVNAVGSCNDCHTNPSRNFAPGPDFGDVTTSVFMSGGAVYSVPPGLNALTKVTRSMSANLLGAQHGAMAKRYQAYEDFNKAFTKGDVVVDGVARKLAFPMGLTVANFVKMTDSDVRAIYVYLKNQAPIQGAGDKATQQPARYCASQTDCGASETCNTATNECVGGACTADVQCGACQVCTDSKCAAPEASSACLRTGI, from the coding sequence ATGGGCGCCGCCATCGCGCTGTCGGGGCTCCTTCTGGGCGCCACCGCTTGTGACGATGACGAGGAGCCGCCCGAGGAGGGCCAGCTCTCGGAGCAGGCTCAGAAGGGTCTGGAGATTGCCCCGTTCACCATCGACACCAACGGGCTCTCTCTGGCGGAGAAGGAGGCGCTCGGCCGTGGCAGCTATGTGGTGAACTCCATTGGTAGCTGTATGGATTGCCACAACACCAATGCGCCGGATGGGTCCTCCAAGTACCTCTCCGGCGGTACGTCGTTCGCGATCGGCGCGTCCGGGGAGATCGTCTACGCGCGCAACCTCACGCCCGACTCGGCCACCGGCATGAAGCTGACCGAGGCCGAGTTCATCGAGTTGATGCGCACGGGCAAGGACTACAAGAGCGACAATGCCGAAGAGGTGCTCTTCGTCATGCCCTGGCTCTACTACCGGTGGATGACCACCGAGGATCTGAAGGCGGTGTACGCCTACCTCAAGAAGATCCCCGCCATTAGCAACCCGATCCCCGACGACATCAAGGGCGCTGCGGGGGCGATGCGTCCTGTGCCCTTCACGGGCTCCTACAACGAGGGAGCGGTCACCCGGACGCTCCCCGCCGAGAGCAGCGCGGACACCCTCGCCTCCAACCGTGGGCTCGCCGTTCAGCCCCTGGCGGACCCTGCGGCGCTGGCCACCCTGAGCGCGAACGAGAAGACTCAGTACGGGCGCGGCAGCTACCTGGTGAACGCAGTGGGCTCCTGCAACGACTGCCACACCAACCCGTCGCGCAACTTCGCGCCGGGGCCGGACTTCGGCGACGTGACCACCAGCGTGTTCATGTCCGGCGGAGCGGTCTACTCGGTGCCTCCGGGACTCAACGCCCTCACCAAGGTCACCCGCTCCATGAGCGCCAACCTGTTGGGCGCCCAGCATGGCGCCATGGCCAAGCGCTACCAGGCGTATGAGGACTTCAACAAGGCCTTCACCAAGGGTGATGTGGTCGTGGACGGAGTGGCTCGCAAGCTCGCCTTCCCCATGGGGCTTACCGTCGCGAACTTCGTCAAGATGACCGACAGCGATGTGCGGGCCATCTACGTCTACCTGAAGAACCAGGCGCCCATTCAGGGCGCCGGCGACAAGGCCACGCAGCAGCCTGCCCGCTATTGCGCCAGCCAGACGGACTGCGGCGCCTCGGAGACCTGCAACACCGCTACCAATGAGTGTGTGGGTGGTGCCTGCACGGCCGACGTGCAGTGTGGCGCCTGCCAGGTCTGCACGGACAGCAAGTGCGCGGCCCCCGAGGCCTCGTCCGCCTGCCTCCGGACTGGTATCTAA
- a CDS encoding HEAT repeat domain-containing protein, whose translation MAASRSAREQLQRSRVLTAAQAHAVLEALSREVPSHPGSAIEDSPQATLLRLIQMPAAQESMETFRAHASPVILAAWPRLSERDRTLALMVLARIGSREGLEFVARTVAAPNGPQGLSIAVILEEVPVESPHVEVLFPALEPLLDAEDSRALEVLNLANRLVAARQLWPHPAATRLPRLRRYLESESENDYGPALAACYALALIPGAEALVLLERATQHPDPEVRLEALYARSRQGVPGAVEALAQATLDPLMALRAREYLQELGKAHLRPQEADDPVLLAKAEMISWLRHPNEFGEEPESIELWDRRVFDWPPTGDRRELFLFLYRYPVYIYGQDEETEVGVGLVGSDTFSLTNETKPPPEGTPEDAYVAHCLWELRQSRDPRAGTLTPDQVRALLGFPPKVWN comes from the coding sequence ATGGCCGCCTCCCGTTCCGCCCGGGAGCAGCTCCAGCGGTCCCGCGTCCTCACCGCGGCTCAGGCTCATGCGGTGCTGGAAGCCCTCTCGCGGGAGGTGCCCAGCCACCCGGGCTCGGCCATCGAGGACTCGCCCCAGGCCACCCTGCTCCGGCTCATCCAGATGCCTGCGGCCCAGGAGTCGATGGAGACCTTCAGGGCCCACGCCTCGCCCGTCATCCTCGCCGCGTGGCCTCGGCTGTCCGAGCGGGACCGCACGCTGGCACTCATGGTGCTGGCGCGCATTGGCTCCCGGGAGGGGCTGGAGTTCGTCGCCCGGACGGTGGCGGCCCCCAACGGCCCTCAGGGCTTGAGCATCGCGGTCATCCTGGAGGAGGTGCCTGTGGAGAGCCCTCACGTGGAGGTACTCTTCCCTGCGCTGGAGCCCCTGCTGGATGCCGAGGACTCCCGCGCGCTCGAGGTGCTCAACCTGGCCAACCGGCTGGTCGCGGCCCGTCAGCTCTGGCCCCACCCCGCGGCCACCCGGCTGCCGCGTCTGCGCCGCTATCTCGAGAGTGAGAGCGAGAACGACTACGGCCCCGCGCTCGCCGCCTGCTATGCGCTCGCGTTGATTCCCGGCGCCGAGGCGCTGGTGCTCCTGGAGCGCGCCACCCAGCACCCGGATCCCGAGGTCCGGCTGGAGGCGCTCTATGCCCGGAGCCGGCAGGGCGTCCCGGGCGCGGTGGAGGCGCTGGCCCAAGCCACGCTGGACCCCCTCATGGCGCTGCGCGCGCGCGAGTACCTCCAGGAGCTCGGCAAGGCGCACCTCCGCCCCCAGGAGGCGGATGATCCCGTCCTACTGGCCAAGGCGGAGATGATCTCCTGGCTGCGCCACCCCAACGAGTTTGGCGAGGAGCCCGAGTCCATCGAGCTGTGGGATCGCCGGGTGTTCGACTGGCCTCCGACTGGAGACCGCCGCGAGCTGTTCCTCTTCCTCTACCGCTATCCCGTCTACATCTATGGACAGGACGAGGAGACGGAGGTGGGCGTGGGGCTCGTGGGCTCCGACACCTTCAGCCTCACGAACGAGACGAAGCCGCCTCCCGAGGGAACTCCCGAGGATGCCTACGTGGCGCACTGCCTGTGGGAGCTGCGGCAGTCACGGGATCCACGCGCCGGGACATTGACACCGGACCAGGTCCGAGCACTGCTGGGCTTCCCTCCGAAGGTCTGGAACTGA
- a CDS encoding DUF2277 domain-containing protein, whose translation MCRNIKLLHHFQPPATAEEIRDSAVQYVRKLSGMRDPSRANRKAFEHAVDEITKTVHKLFAQLEVNGPPRTREAEKLKAQQRGQKRDQQMEARVFRKLGLPTSSS comes from the coding sequence ATGTGCCGGAACATCAAGCTGCTCCACCACTTCCAGCCCCCCGCCACTGCGGAGGAGATTCGCGACTCGGCCGTGCAGTACGTCCGGAAGCTGAGCGGGATGAGAGACCCCTCGCGCGCCAACCGGAAGGCCTTCGAGCACGCCGTGGACGAGATCACCAAGACCGTCCACAAGCTCTTCGCCCAGCTCGAGGTGAACGGCCCGCCGCGCACCCGCGAGGCCGAGAAGCTCAAGGCCCAGCAGCGCGGCCAGAAGCGCGATCAGCAGATGGAGGCCCGCGTCTTCCGGAAGCTCGGGCTGCCGACCTCCTCCTCATGA
- a CDS encoding M14 family metallopeptidase — MTELLTRAEASNYQETSRHSDVLAFVDALCGQTKLARRVDFGKSGEGQPLVALIISDRNCFTPELARKQKKAVVMVEANIHAGEVEGKESVLALARDLTLTKLGRKLLDTLCLVLVPNFNPDGNDRISPNNRKLDLKNLEGQVNPPGGVGTRYTGEGWNLNRDSMKQEAPETRAIAALYQQWWPHLFIDCHTTDGSIHGFDLTFDTSHSNEPLFSELRQFNRAMLERVAQAVKKGHGFNSFWYGNFKNEGDPTSGWHTYPALPRFGSHYRGLLGRMDVLLETYSYIDFKRRCAVMRAWLLELFRDAAKNAKAYRAATEAEEARIIARGETPDLQALVGINYGVATRDEKDALVFEYPAHAKPRDTAAIQSFDEASITERRYPGKRRRTYRMPHHRTFIPTQAVSTPVGYLVPAELASRLEGHGIRFERLSAPKRFTVDSYRVARREETFSPDVAANVPPPGEAEVPLSQKPKPVRFETVLTVSPERSSREFPAGTLYVPTAQRAGTLAVYLLEPHSDDGFCRWQFLDKLITVGELHPVHRVMDAARAPKKAE; from the coding sequence ATGACCGAGCTGCTCACTCGCGCTGAAGCGTCCAACTACCAGGAAACCTCGCGGCACTCCGATGTGCTGGCCTTCGTCGATGCCCTCTGCGGCCAGACGAAGCTCGCCCGCCGCGTGGACTTCGGGAAGAGCGGCGAGGGTCAGCCCCTGGTGGCGCTCATCATCAGCGATCGCAACTGCTTCACCCCCGAGCTCGCCCGCAAGCAGAAGAAGGCCGTGGTGATGGTGGAGGCCAACATCCACGCCGGTGAGGTGGAGGGCAAGGAGTCCGTGCTCGCGCTCGCCAGAGACCTCACGCTCACCAAGCTGGGCCGCAAGCTGCTCGACACGCTGTGCCTGGTGCTGGTGCCCAACTTCAACCCCGACGGCAACGACCGCATCAGCCCGAACAACCGCAAGCTGGACCTGAAGAACCTCGAGGGCCAGGTGAACCCGCCAGGCGGAGTGGGCACGCGCTACACGGGCGAGGGCTGGAACCTCAACCGCGACAGCATGAAGCAGGAGGCCCCCGAGACGCGGGCCATCGCCGCCCTGTACCAGCAGTGGTGGCCTCACCTCTTCATCGACTGCCACACCACCGATGGCAGCATCCACGGGTTCGATCTCACCTTCGACACCTCGCACTCCAACGAGCCGCTGTTCTCGGAGCTGCGCCAGTTCAACCGCGCGATGCTGGAGCGCGTGGCCCAGGCAGTGAAGAAGGGGCACGGCTTCAACAGCTTCTGGTACGGCAACTTCAAGAACGAGGGCGACCCCACCTCCGGCTGGCACACTTACCCCGCGCTGCCGCGCTTCGGCAGCCACTACCGCGGGCTGCTGGGCCGCATGGACGTGCTGCTCGAGACGTACAGCTACATCGACTTCAAGCGCCGCTGCGCGGTGATGCGCGCGTGGTTGCTGGAGCTGTTCCGCGACGCCGCCAAGAACGCCAAGGCCTACCGCGCAGCCACCGAGGCCGAGGAGGCCCGCATCATCGCTCGCGGAGAGACGCCGGACCTGCAGGCGCTCGTGGGCATCAACTACGGCGTGGCCACGCGCGATGAGAAGGACGCGCTCGTGTTCGAGTACCCCGCCCATGCGAAGCCTCGCGACACCGCCGCCATCCAGTCCTTCGACGAGGCGAGCATCACCGAGCGCCGCTACCCCGGGAAGCGCCGCCGCACCTACCGCATGCCGCACCACCGGACGTTCATCCCCACGCAGGCGGTGAGCACTCCGGTTGGGTACCTGGTGCCCGCCGAGCTGGCCTCCCGCCTGGAGGGCCATGGCATCCGCTTCGAGCGCCTCTCCGCGCCGAAGCGGTTCACGGTGGACAGCTACCGCGTGGCGCGCCGCGAGGAGACCTTCAGCCCCGACGTGGCCGCGAACGTGCCGCCGCCCGGCGAGGCCGAGGTGCCGCTCAGCCAGAAGCCCAAGCCCGTGCGCTTCGAGACGGTGCTCACCGTGTCCCCCGAGCGCTCCTCCCGCGAGTTCCCCGCTGGGACGCTGTACGTCCCCACGGCGCAGCGGGCTGGAACACTGGCCGTGTACCTGCTCGAGCCCCACTCGGATGACGGGTTCTGCCGCTGGCAGTTCCTCGACAAGCTCATCACCGTGGGTGAACTCCATCCCGTTCACCGCGTGATGGACGCGGCGCGCGCGCCCAAGAAGGCCGAGTAA
- a CDS encoding BlaI/MecI/CopY family transcriptional regulator, translating to MSEANLPRPTDSELAILRVLWSRGASTVREVHEALQDGSGYTTILKLMQIMTEKGLVVRDESQRAHVYTTRLPQEKTQRQLVTDLVDRAFGGSPAQLAMQALSTKKTSPEELAELRRLLDSLEKEVEP from the coding sequence ATGAGCGAAGCGAACCTGCCGCGCCCCACCGATTCCGAGCTGGCCATCCTCCGGGTCCTCTGGAGCCGGGGGGCCAGCACCGTGCGAGAGGTGCACGAGGCCCTCCAGGATGGCAGCGGCTACACCACCATCCTCAAGCTGATGCAGATCATGACGGAGAAGGGGCTCGTGGTGCGCGACGAGTCCCAGCGCGCGCACGTCTACACCACACGCCTGCCGCAGGAGAAGACACAGCGGCAGCTGGTGACGGACCTGGTGGATCGCGCATTCGGCGGCTCACCGGCCCAGCTGGCCATGCAGGCGCTGTCCACGAAGAAGACTTCCCCCGAGGAGCTGGCCGAGCTGCGCCGCCTCCTCGACTCTCTGGAGAAAGAGGTGGAGCCGTGA
- a CDS encoding M56 family metallopeptidase, producing MNGLVLESLGWALLHLLWQGTLVAGVLALALRVMGRQAAVARYALACGALTLMLTLPVATFWRHYSSVAQAPSAEVSVSASTAVPAPAAPTLAAPTLPAPRHSFAPVAPVFAAGTELAPLPGQVLSFVGQYLPWLVLAWGLGVAMSSLRLLAGWLRLRRLVRAATPAPVEWQARLEALASRLGLKRAVRLLQSAAVEVPSAVGWLRPVVLLPASALTGLTVRQLEMILAHELAHIRRYDFVVNLAQTLVETLLFYHPAVWWVSRVIRVEREHCCDDIAAGTSGSSLSYARALTALEELRVLPSLAPSPALSALGGSLPERVRRLVLTPASRCSSRWVAGASVLTLMSSLAVAAPITALMLPAEETGGSLATSVSAPPSLPSAPAPARALAPVSAQAPVSPPSPVDAPTPVPGPRVAARPNPNPNPNPNPNPQPRHGRDEDDEDDEDDRTRVGEGPLSVDQLVSLKVAGVTPEMLETVKGLGYEPTVGNLVQFGHAGITPEYVKDMNARLGQKLSADDLVGMKHLGVTPAWLEAMKAQGFTNMTPDDVVSARAVGVDEKYLSALKAAGYTGLSLEDVTEMRAVGVKPETIAELSQAGYSKLDKDTLVEFHAVGVTPNYLRSLREAGLKDLPADQLVELRALGVSADFIRQMRDAGMENLDVDTLIKLRTSGIDGEFIRRMKKPQK from the coding sequence GTGAACGGTCTCGTCCTGGAGTCACTGGGTTGGGCGCTGCTGCACCTGCTGTGGCAGGGCACGCTCGTGGCAGGAGTGCTGGCGCTCGCGCTGCGCGTGATGGGGCGCCAGGCAGCAGTCGCGCGCTACGCCCTGGCCTGTGGCGCGCTGACGCTGATGCTGACGCTGCCCGTGGCCACCTTCTGGCGTCATTATTCCTCCGTCGCTCAGGCGCCGTCCGCTGAAGTCTCTGTCTCGGCATCCACGGCGGTCCCGGCTCCGGCCGCTCCCACGCTCGCGGCTCCAACCCTTCCTGCTCCGCGCCACTCCTTCGCCCCCGTCGCGCCCGTCTTCGCCGCGGGCACCGAGCTGGCGCCGCTGCCGGGCCAAGTCCTCTCGTTCGTCGGCCAGTACCTGCCGTGGCTCGTGCTCGCATGGGGCCTGGGCGTGGCGATGTCTTCGCTGCGGCTGCTCGCGGGATGGCTGCGCCTGCGCCGGCTGGTGCGTGCGGCCACTCCGGCTCCTGTCGAGTGGCAGGCTCGGCTGGAAGCACTGGCCTCGCGCCTGGGGCTGAAGCGCGCGGTGCGCCTGCTCCAGTCTGCGGCGGTGGAGGTGCCCTCGGCGGTGGGCTGGCTCCGGCCCGTGGTGCTCTTGCCCGCCTCCGCGCTCACTGGACTCACCGTGCGGCAACTGGAGATGATCCTCGCCCACGAGCTGGCCCACATCCGCCGCTACGACTTCGTGGTGAACCTGGCCCAGACGCTCGTGGAGACGCTGCTGTTCTACCACCCGGCCGTCTGGTGGGTGTCCCGCGTCATCCGCGTGGAGCGCGAGCACTGCTGCGATGACATCGCCGCAGGCACCAGCGGCAGCTCCCTCTCGTACGCCCGCGCGCTCACCGCGCTGGAGGAGCTGCGCGTCCTTCCTTCTCTCGCGCCGAGCCCGGCCCTGTCCGCGCTGGGTGGCTCGCTGCCGGAGCGCGTCCGCCGGCTGGTGCTCACCCCCGCCTCGCGCTGCTCCTCGCGCTGGGTCGCGGGCGCCTCCGTCCTCACGCTGATGAGCAGCCTCGCGGTGGCCGCGCCCATCACCGCCCTCATGCTCCCCGCCGAGGAGACGGGCGGCAGCCTCGCCACGAGCGTCTCCGCTCCCCCGTCGCTCCCTTCGGCTCCCGCGCCTGCCCGGGCTCTCGCTCCCGTGTCCGCGCAGGCCCCGGTGTCTCCTCCCTCTCCGGTGGATGCCCCCACGCCCGTGCCCGGTCCTCGGGTGGCCGCGCGCCCCAATCCGAATCCCAACCCGAACCCGAATCCCAACCCCCAGCCGCGCCACGGCCGGGACGAGGACGACGAGGACGACGAGGATGACCGCACCCGCGTGGGCGAAGGCCCGCTCTCGGTGGATCAGCTCGTCTCGCTGAAGGTCGCGGGCGTCACCCCGGAGATGCTGGAGACGGTGAAGGGCCTGGGCTACGAGCCCACGGTGGGCAACCTGGTCCAGTTCGGCCACGCGGGCATCACCCCCGAGTACGTGAAGGACATGAACGCCCGCCTCGGCCAGAAGCTGTCCGCCGATGACCTGGTGGGGATGAAGCACCTGGGCGTCACTCCGGCCTGGCTCGAGGCGATGAAGGCCCAGGGCTTCACGAACATGACCCCGGACGATGTGGTCTCCGCGCGCGCCGTGGGCGTGGACGAGAAGTACCTGAGCGCGCTGAAGGCCGCGGGCTACACCGGCCTGAGCCTGGAGGACGTCACCGAGATGCGCGCCGTGGGCGTGAAGCCGGAGACGATCGCCGAGCTCTCCCAGGCGGGCTACTCGAAGCTGGACAAGGACACCCTGGTCGAGTTCCACGCCGTGGGCGTCACGCCGAACTACCTGCGCTCGCTGCGAGAGGCGGGCTTGAAGGACCTCCCCGCGGACCAGCTCGTGGAGCTGCGCGCCCTGGGCGTGAGCGCGGACTTCATCCGCCAGATGCGTGACGCGGGCATGGAGAACCTGGATGTGGACACGCTCATCAAGCTGCGCACCAGCGGCATCGACGGCGAGTTCATCCGCCGCATGAAGAAGCCACAGAAGTAG
- a CDS encoding DUF5916 domain-containing protein yields MPRQGLALALLLSAMTAHAAVEGPGRTQFIQAAPARGEIRVDGKLDEPSWAGAPSFEAFVQRFPTAGAVPSERTEVRILFDSERVYFGVIAHDSKPELIDRRLGRRDSSLTTDSVQLIIDSTHEHRTAYAFTLSAGGVQGDGLFFDDRNFTSDWDSVWDGASSPVADGWVAEFAIPLSVLRFPDVATQTWGFSVRRQIARLNEEIESVDNPRTSNATVSRLGHLTGMEGLKPRRAVELSPYLATRGILRPQFSDSAVPTPRLLDPTVDVGLDVKAALTSDLALNATLNPDFGQVEADQLILNLSTFEAFFPEKRSFFTQGLELFQPVGGSVGNVPQSLFYSRRIGLNTPILGAAKLTGTAVKGLEVGVLDALVTGPWQEHDEEHPDRRWRVHSSRPLHLGPNSALPGEPQPPTNYFAAVARGSVGQNSRVGGSFAAATPLVGGCTPEEAELDEEDQPAECLARGGMGAAADFDVKTSDSQYGVLGQVDASRTVGGLPERTLRDGTVLRPGSTGYGGYVRAGKFGGDGFRFEVGYDFSTPTLDLNATGFQRTQNDHSPRTWLRYQRSNGVGPFRALSLNLGGGSSWTTDGRGIHRGNWANFNGYVQLPSYDYVGLETGINFGGYDIRELDRTGIPLEQERNSFFLLFVETNGNRPVVLNAYAVVGHHERGPAPGAWGWGGEASLSLRPHPALETRLELNVDRTEFAPRHVDTLEDRRFLLANLQSNFISVTLRQQWVLRPNLTLQGYAQLFSDYGLYGPFFEAVSDEARTPIRFAALTPTEAQADNFYDVALNLNVVLRWEYRLGSTLFLVYTRSQQGLPTPDGETPPATLLPRRLFSGPATDAVLLKWSYYWTA; encoded by the coding sequence ATGCCGCGTCAGGGGCTGGCGCTCGCGCTGCTGCTGTCCGCCATGACCGCCCACGCGGCCGTCGAGGGACCCGGCCGCACCCAGTTCATCCAGGCCGCCCCGGCGCGCGGGGAAATCCGGGTGGACGGGAAGCTCGACGAGCCCTCCTGGGCCGGCGCCCCCTCCTTCGAGGCCTTCGTCCAGCGCTTCCCCACCGCGGGCGCTGTCCCCAGTGAGCGCACCGAGGTGCGCATCCTCTTCGACTCGGAGCGCGTCTACTTCGGCGTCATCGCTCATGACTCGAAGCCGGAGCTCATCGACCGGCGCCTGGGCCGCCGCGACAGCAGCCTCACCACGGACTCGGTCCAGCTCATCATCGACTCCACCCACGAGCACCGCACCGCCTACGCCTTCACGCTGAGCGCGGGCGGCGTGCAAGGGGACGGCCTGTTCTTCGATGACCGCAACTTCACCTCCGACTGGGACAGCGTGTGGGACGGAGCCTCCTCCCCCGTGGCGGACGGCTGGGTGGCCGAGTTCGCCATCCCCCTGTCCGTGCTGCGCTTCCCCGATGTGGCGACGCAGACCTGGGGGTTCTCGGTCCGCCGGCAGATCGCCCGCCTCAACGAGGAGATCGAGTCCGTGGACAACCCGCGCACCAGCAACGCCACCGTCTCGCGGCTGGGCCACCTGACGGGGATGGAGGGCCTCAAGCCCCGGCGCGCGGTGGAGCTGTCGCCCTACCTGGCCACGCGCGGCATCCTCCGGCCGCAGTTCTCGGACTCGGCCGTGCCCACCCCGCGGCTGTTGGACCCCACGGTGGACGTGGGCCTGGACGTGAAGGCGGCGCTGACCAGTGATTTGGCCCTCAACGCCACCCTCAACCCGGACTTCGGACAGGTGGAGGCGGACCAGCTCATCCTCAACCTGTCCACCTTCGAGGCCTTCTTCCCGGAGAAGCGCTCCTTCTTCACGCAGGGCCTGGAGCTCTTCCAGCCGGTGGGCGGCTCCGTGGGCAATGTGCCGCAGTCGCTCTTCTACTCGCGGCGCATCGGCCTGAACACGCCCATCCTCGGCGCGGCGAAGCTGACGGGCACGGCGGTGAAGGGCCTGGAGGTGGGCGTGCTGGACGCGCTCGTCACCGGGCCTTGGCAGGAGCACGACGAAGAGCACCCGGACCGGCGCTGGCGCGTGCACTCCAGCCGCCCGCTGCACCTGGGCCCCAACAGCGCGCTGCCCGGCGAGCCCCAGCCCCCCACCAACTACTTCGCGGCGGTGGCGCGGGGCTCGGTGGGACAGAACTCCCGCGTGGGTGGCAGCTTCGCGGCGGCCACGCCCCTGGTGGGCGGGTGCACCCCCGAGGAGGCCGAGCTGGACGAGGAGGACCAACCCGCCGAGTGCCTGGCCCGAGGCGGAATGGGCGCCGCGGCGGACTTCGACGTGAAGACCTCGGACAGCCAGTACGGCGTGCTGGGGCAGGTGGACGCCAGCCGCACCGTGGGCGGGCTGCCCGAGCGCACGCTGCGGGACGGCACGGTGCTGCGCCCCGGCTCCACCGGCTACGGTGGCTACGTGCGCGCGGGGAAGTTCGGCGGGGACGGCTTCCGCTTCGAGGTGGGCTACGACTTCTCCACCCCCACGCTGGACTTGAACGCCACGGGCTTCCAGCGCACGCAGAACGACCACTCGCCGCGGACCTGGCTGCGCTACCAGCGCTCCAATGGGGTGGGGCCGTTCCGAGCGCTCTCCCTCAACCTGGGAGGCGGCTCGAGCTGGACGACGGACGGGCGCGGCATCCACCGGGGCAACTGGGCGAACTTCAACGGCTACGTGCAGCTGCCCAGCTACGACTACGTCGGCCTGGAGACGGGCATCAACTTCGGCGGCTATGACATCCGCGAGCTGGACCGCACAGGCATCCCGCTGGAGCAGGAGCGCAACAGCTTCTTCCTCCTCTTTGTGGAGACCAACGGCAACCGGCCGGTCGTGCTCAATGCCTACGCGGTGGTGGGCCACCATGAGCGCGGCCCCGCTCCGGGCGCCTGGGGCTGGGGTGGGGAAGCGTCGCTGTCGCTGCGGCCCCACCCGGCGCTGGAGACGCGCCTGGAGCTCAACGTGGACCGCACCGAGTTCGCCCCCCGCCACGTAGACACGCTGGAGGACCGGCGCTTCCTGCTGGCGAACCTGCAGTCCAACTTCATCTCCGTCACGCTGCGGCAGCAGTGGGTGCTGCGCCCGAACCTGACGCTGCAGGGCTACGCCCAGCTCTTCAGCGACTATGGCCTGTACGGCCCCTTCTTCGAGGCGGTGTCGGACGAGGCGCGCACGCCCATCCGCTTCGCCGCGCTGACGCCCACCGAGGCCCAGGCGGACAACTTCTACGACGTGGCGCTCAACCTCAACGTGGTGCTGCGCTGGGAGTACCGGCTGGGCTCCACGCTCTTCCTCGTGTACACGCGCTCGCAGCAGGGGCTGCCCACGCCGGACGGGGAGACACCGCCCGCCACCCTGCTGCCCCGGCGCCTGTTCTCCGGCCCCGCCACGGACGCCGTGCTCCTCAAGTGGAGCTACTACTGGACGGCCTGA